A window of the Zeugodacus cucurbitae isolate PBARC_wt_2022May chromosome 2, idZeuCucr1.2, whole genome shotgun sequence genome harbors these coding sequences:
- the LOC105211317 gene encoding cystinosin homolog isoform X1 codes for MRSSTGMLSILRYTKSLIFVTLITAVLLTQTSADEQFTRSANSSALTVSTHDLTIIVKHTKTFDVLLSEPLEQDVFVRLIKQHETLVELEPNYFTISATSPQNKTISVLGVQPGHLEVTATSVPDESWIVHDLFVRITVANSEPIIYTSIMFGWIYFVAWSISFYPQIIINFKRKSVVGLNFDFISLNIVGFTLYSIFNCGLYWIPAIQDEYASRHPRGLNPVLLNDVVFGLHAMFATGITIVQCFLYERADQRVSRIASCILAAIAIIVVVTLILAAVGVIYWLDFLYYCSYIKLAMIIKYVPQALMNYRRKSTIGWSIGNILLDFTGGMLSMLQMILNAYNYDDWVSIFGSVTKFGIGLFSVLFDVLFILQHYVFYSTIDKTQIGEEWNNKKVFKRLLTDQQKFHYDYPT; via the exons ATGAGGAGTTCTACAGGCATGCTTAGTATACTGCGATATACGAAATCATTAATATTTGTGACATTAATAACAG CAGTTTTACTCACACAAACAAGCGCAGATGAACAATTCACGCGAAGTGCAAACAGTAGCGCGTTAACTGTATCCACCCATGATCTCACAATTATAGTGAAACATACGAAAACATTCGATGTTTTATTGAG TGAACCTTTAGAACAAGACGTTTTTGTCAGATTGATCAAACAACATGAGACGCTAGTCGAATTGGAGCCAAACTATTTCACAATCAGCGCAACGTCgccacaaaataaaacaattagcgTGCTGGGTGTACAACCTGGACATTTAGAAGTTACCGCCACAAGTGTGCCGGACGAGTCATGGAT TGTTCACGATTTATTTGTGCGAATTACTGTTGCCAACTCGGAGCCGATAATTTACACATCCATTATGTTCGGTTGGATTTATTTCGTGGCCTGGTCCATTTCATTCTATCCGCAGATTATCATTAATTTCAAGCGCAAATCTGTAGTCGGTCTCAATTTCGACTTTATCTCACTCAACATTGTTGGTTTTACGCTATATAGTATTTTCAACTGCGGCCTCTATTGGATCCCGGCCATACAGGATGAGTATGCAAGCCGACATCCACGAGGTCTCAATCCAGTTTTATTGAATGACGTTGTATTCGGTTTGCATGCGATGTTTGCGACCGGTATCACAATCGTGCAGTGTTTTCTATATGAG CGCGCAGATCAGAGAGTCTCAAGAATCGCTTCATGCATCTTAGCTGCGATCGCCATAATTGTTGTGGTTACATTAATTCTAGCCGCCGTTGGTGTTATTTACTGGCTGGATTTCCTTTACTATTGCAGTTATATCAAATTAGCGATGATCATCAAATATGTGCCGCag GCGCTGATGAACTATCGCCGCAAGAGCACTATTGGCTGGAGTATTGGTAATATTCTATTGGATTTTACTGGCGGCATGCTTAGCATGTTGCAGATGATCTTGAACGCATACAattatg ACGATTGGGTGTCAATTTTTGGTTCTGTGACGAAATTCGGCATAGGCCTGTTCTCGGTGCTCTTCGATGTGTTGTTTATTCTGCAACACTATGTATTTTACAG caCAATTGACAAGACACAAATAGGAGAGGAGtggaacaacaaaaaagttttcaaacgCCTGTTAACCGATCAACAAAAATTCCATTATGACTACCCGACATAa
- the LOC105211317 gene encoding cystinosin homolog isoform X3: MRSSTGMLSILRYTKSLIFVTLITAVLLTQTSADEQFTRSANSSALTVSTHDLTIIVKHTKTFDVLLSEPLEQDVFVRLIKQHETLVELEPNYFTISATSPQNKTISVLGVQPGHLEVTATSVPDESWIVHDLFVRITVANSEPIIYTSIMFGWIYFVAWSISFYPQIIINFKRKSVVGLNFDFISLNIVGFTLYSIFNCGLYWIPAIQDEYASRHPRGLNPVLLNDVVFGLHAMFATGITIVQCFLYERADQRVSRIASCILAAIAIIVVVTLILAAVGVIYWLDFLYYCSYIKLAMIIKYVPQALMNYRRKSTIGWSIGNILLDFTGGMLSMLQMILNAYNYDDWVSIFGSVTKFGIGLFSVLFDVLFILQHYVFYRHSQQLSISSITNATEVVTDKDDEQRY, from the exons ATGAGGAGTTCTACAGGCATGCTTAGTATACTGCGATATACGAAATCATTAATATTTGTGACATTAATAACAG CAGTTTTACTCACACAAACAAGCGCAGATGAACAATTCACGCGAAGTGCAAACAGTAGCGCGTTAACTGTATCCACCCATGATCTCACAATTATAGTGAAACATACGAAAACATTCGATGTTTTATTGAG TGAACCTTTAGAACAAGACGTTTTTGTCAGATTGATCAAACAACATGAGACGCTAGTCGAATTGGAGCCAAACTATTTCACAATCAGCGCAACGTCgccacaaaataaaacaattagcgTGCTGGGTGTACAACCTGGACATTTAGAAGTTACCGCCACAAGTGTGCCGGACGAGTCATGGAT TGTTCACGATTTATTTGTGCGAATTACTGTTGCCAACTCGGAGCCGATAATTTACACATCCATTATGTTCGGTTGGATTTATTTCGTGGCCTGGTCCATTTCATTCTATCCGCAGATTATCATTAATTTCAAGCGCAAATCTGTAGTCGGTCTCAATTTCGACTTTATCTCACTCAACATTGTTGGTTTTACGCTATATAGTATTTTCAACTGCGGCCTCTATTGGATCCCGGCCATACAGGATGAGTATGCAAGCCGACATCCACGAGGTCTCAATCCAGTTTTATTGAATGACGTTGTATTCGGTTTGCATGCGATGTTTGCGACCGGTATCACAATCGTGCAGTGTTTTCTATATGAG CGCGCAGATCAGAGAGTCTCAAGAATCGCTTCATGCATCTTAGCTGCGATCGCCATAATTGTTGTGGTTACATTAATTCTAGCCGCCGTTGGTGTTATTTACTGGCTGGATTTCCTTTACTATTGCAGTTATATCAAATTAGCGATGATCATCAAATATGTGCCGCag GCGCTGATGAACTATCGCCGCAAGAGCACTATTGGCTGGAGTATTGGTAATATTCTATTGGATTTTACTGGCGGCATGCTTAGCATGTTGCAGATGATCTTGAACGCATACAattatg ACGATTGGGTGTCAATTTTTGGTTCTGTGACGAAATTCGGCATAGGCCTGTTCTCGGTGCTCTTCGATGTGTTGTTTATTCTGCAACACTATGTATTTTACAG GCACTCGCAGCAGCTATCCATCTCTAGCATAACTAATGCCACAGAAGTGGTGACAGACAAAGATGATGAACAGCGCTATTAG
- the LOC105211317 gene encoding cystinosin homolog isoform X2 — MRSSTGMLSILRYTKSLIFVTLITVLLTQTSADEQFTRSANSSALTVSTHDLTIIVKHTKTFDVLLSEPLEQDVFVRLIKQHETLVELEPNYFTISATSPQNKTISVLGVQPGHLEVTATSVPDESWIVHDLFVRITVANSEPIIYTSIMFGWIYFVAWSISFYPQIIINFKRKSVVGLNFDFISLNIVGFTLYSIFNCGLYWIPAIQDEYASRHPRGLNPVLLNDVVFGLHAMFATGITIVQCFLYERADQRVSRIASCILAAIAIIVVVTLILAAVGVIYWLDFLYYCSYIKLAMIIKYVPQALMNYRRKSTIGWSIGNILLDFTGGMLSMLQMILNAYNYDDWVSIFGSVTKFGIGLFSVLFDVLFILQHYVFYSTIDKTQIGEEWNNKKVFKRLLTDQQKFHYDYPT, encoded by the exons ATGAGGAGTTCTACAGGCATGCTTAGTATACTGCGATATACGAAATCATTAATATTTGTGACATTAATAACAG TTTTACTCACACAAACAAGCGCAGATGAACAATTCACGCGAAGTGCAAACAGTAGCGCGTTAACTGTATCCACCCATGATCTCACAATTATAGTGAAACATACGAAAACATTCGATGTTTTATTGAG TGAACCTTTAGAACAAGACGTTTTTGTCAGATTGATCAAACAACATGAGACGCTAGTCGAATTGGAGCCAAACTATTTCACAATCAGCGCAACGTCgccacaaaataaaacaattagcgTGCTGGGTGTACAACCTGGACATTTAGAAGTTACCGCCACAAGTGTGCCGGACGAGTCATGGAT TGTTCACGATTTATTTGTGCGAATTACTGTTGCCAACTCGGAGCCGATAATTTACACATCCATTATGTTCGGTTGGATTTATTTCGTGGCCTGGTCCATTTCATTCTATCCGCAGATTATCATTAATTTCAAGCGCAAATCTGTAGTCGGTCTCAATTTCGACTTTATCTCACTCAACATTGTTGGTTTTACGCTATATAGTATTTTCAACTGCGGCCTCTATTGGATCCCGGCCATACAGGATGAGTATGCAAGCCGACATCCACGAGGTCTCAATCCAGTTTTATTGAATGACGTTGTATTCGGTTTGCATGCGATGTTTGCGACCGGTATCACAATCGTGCAGTGTTTTCTATATGAG CGCGCAGATCAGAGAGTCTCAAGAATCGCTTCATGCATCTTAGCTGCGATCGCCATAATTGTTGTGGTTACATTAATTCTAGCCGCCGTTGGTGTTATTTACTGGCTGGATTTCCTTTACTATTGCAGTTATATCAAATTAGCGATGATCATCAAATATGTGCCGCag GCGCTGATGAACTATCGCCGCAAGAGCACTATTGGCTGGAGTATTGGTAATATTCTATTGGATTTTACTGGCGGCATGCTTAGCATGTTGCAGATGATCTTGAACGCATACAattatg ACGATTGGGTGTCAATTTTTGGTTCTGTGACGAAATTCGGCATAGGCCTGTTCTCGGTGCTCTTCGATGTGTTGTTTATTCTGCAACACTATGTATTTTACAG caCAATTGACAAGACACAAATAGGAGAGGAGtggaacaacaaaaaagttttcaaacgCCTGTTAACCGATCAACAAAAATTCCATTATGACTACCCGACATAa
- the LOC105211317 gene encoding cystinosin homolog isoform X4 has product MRSSTGMLSILRYTKSLIFVTLITVLLTQTSADEQFTRSANSSALTVSTHDLTIIVKHTKTFDVLLSEPLEQDVFVRLIKQHETLVELEPNYFTISATSPQNKTISVLGVQPGHLEVTATSVPDESWIVHDLFVRITVANSEPIIYTSIMFGWIYFVAWSISFYPQIIINFKRKSVVGLNFDFISLNIVGFTLYSIFNCGLYWIPAIQDEYASRHPRGLNPVLLNDVVFGLHAMFATGITIVQCFLYERADQRVSRIASCILAAIAIIVVVTLILAAVGVIYWLDFLYYCSYIKLAMIIKYVPQALMNYRRKSTIGWSIGNILLDFTGGMLSMLQMILNAYNYDDWVSIFGSVTKFGIGLFSVLFDVLFILQHYVFYRHSQQLSISSITNATEVVTDKDDEQRY; this is encoded by the exons ATGAGGAGTTCTACAGGCATGCTTAGTATACTGCGATATACGAAATCATTAATATTTGTGACATTAATAACAG TTTTACTCACACAAACAAGCGCAGATGAACAATTCACGCGAAGTGCAAACAGTAGCGCGTTAACTGTATCCACCCATGATCTCACAATTATAGTGAAACATACGAAAACATTCGATGTTTTATTGAG TGAACCTTTAGAACAAGACGTTTTTGTCAGATTGATCAAACAACATGAGACGCTAGTCGAATTGGAGCCAAACTATTTCACAATCAGCGCAACGTCgccacaaaataaaacaattagcgTGCTGGGTGTACAACCTGGACATTTAGAAGTTACCGCCACAAGTGTGCCGGACGAGTCATGGAT TGTTCACGATTTATTTGTGCGAATTACTGTTGCCAACTCGGAGCCGATAATTTACACATCCATTATGTTCGGTTGGATTTATTTCGTGGCCTGGTCCATTTCATTCTATCCGCAGATTATCATTAATTTCAAGCGCAAATCTGTAGTCGGTCTCAATTTCGACTTTATCTCACTCAACATTGTTGGTTTTACGCTATATAGTATTTTCAACTGCGGCCTCTATTGGATCCCGGCCATACAGGATGAGTATGCAAGCCGACATCCACGAGGTCTCAATCCAGTTTTATTGAATGACGTTGTATTCGGTTTGCATGCGATGTTTGCGACCGGTATCACAATCGTGCAGTGTTTTCTATATGAG CGCGCAGATCAGAGAGTCTCAAGAATCGCTTCATGCATCTTAGCTGCGATCGCCATAATTGTTGTGGTTACATTAATTCTAGCCGCCGTTGGTGTTATTTACTGGCTGGATTTCCTTTACTATTGCAGTTATATCAAATTAGCGATGATCATCAAATATGTGCCGCag GCGCTGATGAACTATCGCCGCAAGAGCACTATTGGCTGGAGTATTGGTAATATTCTATTGGATTTTACTGGCGGCATGCTTAGCATGTTGCAGATGATCTTGAACGCATACAattatg ACGATTGGGTGTCAATTTTTGGTTCTGTGACGAAATTCGGCATAGGCCTGTTCTCGGTGCTCTTCGATGTGTTGTTTATTCTGCAACACTATGTATTTTACAG GCACTCGCAGCAGCTATCCATCTCTAGCATAACTAATGCCACAGAAGTGGTGACAGACAAAGATGATGAACAGCGCTATTAG